The Nocardia arthritidis genome has a window encoding:
- a CDS encoding alpha/beta fold hydrolase, which produces MGVGVARADAVGLDRFYRQQVDWRACGDEQLDAAGARCADITVPLNYAEPQGRTITVAISRVAATDPGRRHGVLLSNPGGPGVAGLTFTVQAARSLGSGVRERFDLVGMDPRGVGRSTPLHCGWPIASQLRSGGSDLIAYGKNVGTEAELAGRCLMTHGAEIPYITTRNTARDMDVIRGVLGEQRVSYLGGSYGTYLGAVFTQMFPERVDRIVLDSVVDPARYPLGMLQDAGPANEAAFDLWAAWVAARDGEYHMGTTGSAVRAAVTELLRQAARAPIRIGDFAVDEYLLPSLLMDGIVDDQGYPELAQGVRQLADAATGMPVRPNPDLETSLRSGLRAEPMEYSAQSMVFCGDVAAPRNPLWYWRNIEDSRATQPIFGSFVNNISPCAFWLPPVEEPTAVNNSVPALILQATGDPRTVYQGGVALHRALTASRMVTLRDVVTHGVFLKSVCAARIATGYLGDGALPAEDITCEAG; this is translated from the coding sequence GTGGGAGTGGGCGTCGCTCGGGCCGATGCGGTGGGCTTGGATCGCTTCTATCGGCAGCAGGTGGACTGGCGGGCCTGCGGCGACGAGCAGCTGGACGCGGCGGGCGCGCGGTGCGCCGATATCACCGTCCCGCTGAATTATGCCGAGCCGCAAGGCCGCACGATCACGGTGGCGATCTCGCGGGTGGCGGCCACCGATCCGGGGCGACGGCACGGGGTACTGCTGTCCAATCCGGGCGGGCCGGGTGTGGCGGGGCTGACATTCACGGTCCAAGCCGCGCGGTCGCTCGGATCCGGGGTGCGTGAGCGCTTCGACCTCGTCGGCATGGATCCGCGCGGTGTCGGCCGCTCGACTCCGCTGCACTGCGGCTGGCCGATCGCCTCCCAATTGCGCTCCGGCGGCAGCGACCTGATCGCCTACGGCAAGAACGTCGGGACCGAGGCGGAGCTGGCAGGCCGCTGCCTGATGACACACGGTGCGGAAATTCCGTACATCACCACGCGCAACACCGCCCGCGATATGGATGTGATCCGCGGCGTGCTCGGCGAGCAGCGGGTGAGTTATCTCGGCGGGTCGTACGGCACCTATCTGGGCGCGGTGTTCACCCAGATGTTCCCGGAGCGCGTCGACCGAATCGTGCTCGACAGCGTGGTCGATCCGGCGCGCTACCCCCTCGGCATGCTGCAGGACGCCGGCCCGGCGAACGAGGCGGCGTTCGATCTGTGGGCGGCGTGGGTGGCCGCGCGCGACGGCGAATATCACATGGGCACGACGGGTTCAGCGGTTCGCGCGGCCGTGACCGAACTGCTCCGGCAGGCGGCGCGGGCGCCGATCCGAATCGGCGATTTCGCCGTGGACGAGTACCTCCTCCCATCGCTGCTGATGGACGGCATCGTGGACGATCAGGGGTATCCCGAACTGGCCCAGGGCGTTCGGCAGCTCGCCGATGCCGCTACCGGAATGCCGGTGCGGCCGAATCCGGATCTCGAAACCTCGCTGAGATCCGGGCTGCGCGCCGAGCCGATGGAGTATTCCGCGCAGTCCATGGTGTTCTGCGGCGACGTGGCGGCGCCGCGAAATCCCTTGTGGTACTGGCGGAATATCGAGGACAGCCGCGCCACCCAGCCGATTTTCGGATCGTTCGTCAACAACATCTCGCCGTGCGCGTTCTGGCTTCCGCCGGTGGAAGAGCCCACCGCCGTGAATAATTCGGTGCCCGCGCTGATCCTTCAGGCCACCGGCGACCCGCGTACCGTCTACCAGGGTGGCGTCGCATTACATCGGGCGCTGACCGCATCAAGGATGGTGACGTTGCGCGATGTGGTGACCCACGGAGTGTTCCTGAAGAGCGTATGCGCCGCGCGGATCGCCACCGGGTATCTCGGCGACGGTGCGCTGCCCGCCGAGGACATCACCTGCGAGGCCGGTTAA
- the bioB gene encoding biotin synthase BioB: MASDLLNVLVDKAFRREAPSRSEALELLSDSHDVLQVVAAGSRVRQAHFGKRVKLNTIVNMKSGLCPEDCGYCSQRLGSASDVLKYSWIAPEKAAEVARQAVEAGVKRVCLVASGRGPGDRDITRIEHTIAAIKQDSPLVEVCVCLGLLADGQAERLAAAGAHAYSHNLNTSESRYAEICSTHTFADRTDTLRRATAAGLSPCSGAIFGMGETDDDIVDLATDLRALDPDSVPVNFLIPFEGTPLGGRWELTPDRCLRILALMRFYFPDVEVRLAGGREIHLRGLQPMALHLANSIFLGDYLTSEGQPGADDRQMIADAGFVIEGADEQSLPEARHDLVAIRRRGAGTNLPANA; encoded by the coding sequence ATGGCAAGTGATCTTTTGAATGTTTTGGTGGACAAGGCTTTCCGCAGGGAAGCGCCGTCCAGAAGTGAGGCACTGGAACTGCTATCCGATTCGCACGATGTGCTGCAGGTGGTGGCCGCCGGATCCCGGGTGCGGCAGGCGCATTTCGGCAAGCGGGTGAAGCTGAACACCATCGTGAATATGAAAAGCGGCCTGTGCCCGGAGGATTGCGGTTACTGCTCGCAGCGCCTCGGCTCGGCCTCCGATGTGCTGAAGTACTCGTGGATCGCACCGGAGAAGGCCGCCGAGGTCGCCCGTCAGGCCGTCGAGGCGGGAGTGAAGCGGGTATGCCTGGTGGCCAGCGGGCGCGGGCCCGGCGACCGGGACATCACCAGGATCGAGCACACCATCGCGGCCATCAAACAGGACAGCCCGCTGGTGGAGGTGTGCGTCTGCCTCGGCCTGCTGGCCGACGGCCAGGCCGAGCGGCTCGCCGCGGCGGGTGCGCACGCCTACAGCCACAACCTGAACACCAGCGAATCCCGTTACGCCGAAATCTGTTCCACGCACACCTTCGCCGACCGCACCGATACACTGCGCCGGGCCACCGCGGCCGGGCTTTCCCCGTGCTCCGGCGCCATCTTCGGCATGGGCGAAACCGATGACGACATAGTCGATCTCGCCACCGACCTGCGCGCCCTCGATCCGGATTCGGTGCCGGTGAACTTCCTCATCCCGTTCGAGGGAACCCCGCTGGGCGGGCGCTGGGAGCTCACTCCCGACCGCTGCCTGCGCATACTCGCGCTGATGCGGTTCTACTTCCCCGACGTGGAGGTGCGGCTGGCCGGCGGGCGCGAAATCCATTTGCGCGGTTTGCAACCCATGGCGCTGCACCTGGCCAACTCGATATTCCTCGGCGACTATCTGACCAGCGAGGGGCAGCCCGGCGCGGATGACAGGCAGATGATCGCCGACGCCGGATTCGTCATCGAGGGCGCCGACGAACAGAGCCTGCCCGAGGCCAGACACGACCTGGTGGCCATCCGCAGA
- a CDS encoding cytochrome c oxidase assembly protein: protein MAGTNVQIREFSHRSVGLAAAIGALALAIGSAVAAGAMPYHAAGTAYPGALDAVGYVLLRVVAALAGAFTLGSLVYAVCCTAITKQGRVDVDGYAGLRTAERASLVWLLAALALIPVGAAQAGGMSTGTLLRLGALGALLDASEKPRAWIVVAILAAVIAVATRMTLSWNGSAILVGVAGLAVLPPAVVGNAGEGPNHDYGTGAVIIFQIAVSVLPGLLFGVAAHVRRGGANADTAIRRCVRIVRLCLAAAAASGAVLVAVLLPPSAVLGTGYGRLALVSLVAAVGISFLVRRTASVHRIACAGALSMLAQAALVAMAVRPAPAFADRTFTAQQVFLGFDLPHAPDPLRLITLWRFDIVLGTAAIAAIGLYLAGVLRLRGRGDTWSPWRTLSWLTGCLVLLLATSSGLGAYGYGMFSMHMIQHMTLNMFAPVLLVLGAPVTLLLRAVSPAPRDGVPGVREWVLSLLHSRPTAILAHPGAALALFVISLYGLYFTPLFDGLIRYHWGHVAMNVHFLVVGYLFYWGIIGIDPGPRRLPHLGRLGMLFAVMPFHAFFGVAVMSMTTVIGERFYSQLQLSWPYSLMSDQRMGGGIAWVSGEVPILLVVGALLTQWVAQDRRTAVRTDRKDDEYGDSDLAAYNAMLEQLARTRR from the coding sequence ATGGCGGGTACGAACGTGCAGATCAGAGAGTTTTCCCACCGTTCGGTCGGTCTCGCCGCCGCGATCGGGGCACTGGCGCTGGCCATCGGCTCCGCCGTCGCGGCGGGCGCCATGCCGTATCACGCGGCGGGTACCGCCTATCCCGGTGCGCTCGATGCCGTCGGCTATGTGCTGCTGCGGGTGGTCGCCGCGCTGGCAGGCGCGTTCACCCTGGGTTCGCTGGTGTACGCGGTCTGCTGTACCGCGATCACCAAACAGGGCCGGGTCGATGTCGACGGATATGCCGGGCTGCGGACGGCCGAGCGGGCGAGCCTGGTGTGGCTGCTCGCGGCGCTGGCGCTGATTCCGGTCGGCGCGGCGCAGGCGGGCGGCATGTCGACCGGCACGCTGCTGCGGCTGGGCGCGCTCGGCGCGCTACTGGATGCCAGCGAGAAGCCCCGCGCCTGGATCGTTGTCGCGATATTGGCCGCGGTGATCGCGGTCGCGACCCGGATGACGCTGTCCTGGAACGGATCCGCGATTCTGGTCGGGGTGGCGGGGCTCGCGGTGCTGCCGCCCGCCGTTGTCGGCAATGCCGGTGAGGGGCCGAATCACGACTACGGCACCGGCGCGGTGATCATCTTCCAGATCGCGGTCTCGGTGTTGCCCGGCCTATTGTTCGGTGTCGCGGCGCACGTCCGGCGCGGTGGCGCCAACGCGGACACCGCGATTCGGCGCTGTGTGCGCATCGTGCGGCTGTGTCTCGCGGCGGCCGCGGCGAGCGGTGCCGTGCTCGTCGCCGTGCTGCTCCCGCCCTCCGCCGTGCTCGGCACCGGTTACGGGCGGCTGGCCCTGGTGAGCCTGGTTGCGGCGGTTGGTATTTCGTTCCTGGTGCGCCGGACCGCTTCCGTGCACCGGATCGCCTGCGCCGGTGCGCTTTCCATGCTCGCGCAGGCGGCGCTGGTGGCCATGGCCGTCCGGCCCGCACCGGCCTTCGCCGACCGCACCTTCACCGCACAGCAGGTTTTCCTCGGCTTCGATCTGCCGCACGCACCGGATCCGCTGCGCCTGATCACCCTGTGGCGCTTCGATATCGTGCTCGGCACCGCCGCCATCGCCGCCATCGGGCTGTACCTCGCCGGTGTGCTGCGCCTGCGCGGGCGCGGTGACACCTGGTCACCGTGGCGCACCCTCTCGTGGCTCACCGGTTGCCTCGTCCTGCTGCTCGCCACCTCGTCCGGGCTCGGCGCGTACGGCTACGGCATGTTCAGCATGCACATGATCCAGCACATGACGCTCAATATGTTCGCGCCGGTGCTGCTGGTGCTCGGCGCACCCGTCACCCTGCTGCTGCGCGCGGTGTCACCCGCGCCGCGCGACGGCGTGCCCGGTGTGCGGGAATGGGTGCTGTCCCTGCTGCATTCGCGTCCGACGGCGATTCTGGCCCATCCGGGCGCCGCCCTCGCGCTGTTCGTGATCTCGCTCTACGGCCTGTATTTCACGCCGCTGTTCGACGGGCTGATCCGGTACCACTGGGGCCATGTCGCGATGAACGTGCACTTCCTCGTCGTCGGATATCTCTTCTACTGGGGCATCATCGGCATCGATCCGGGCCCGCGGCGGCTGCCGCATCTCGGACGGCTGGGAATGCTGTTCGCGGTCATGCCTTTTCACGCCTTCTTCGGTGTCGCGGTGATGTCGATGACCACCGTCATCGGCGAACGCTTCTACAGTCAGCTGCAGCTGTCCTGGCCGTACTCGCTGATGTCCGATCAGCGGATGGGCGGCGGAATCGCCTGGGTCTCCGGCGAAGTCCCGATCCTGCTGGTGGTCGGCGCCCTGCTCACCCAGTGGGTGGCGCAGGACCGCCGCACCGCGGTGCGCACCGACCGCAAAGACGACGAGTACGGCGATTCCGACTTGGCCGCGTACAACGCCATGCTGGAACAGCTGGCCCGCACCCGGCGCTAG